A region of the Gouania willdenowi chromosome 1, fGouWil2.1, whole genome shotgun sequence genome:
atccctccacctaacccaaaaatgccaacatagctcaacaggtgtcataatttagtgaacaacacttaatgacagccttcatgacaccttattcttGCTAATGACAGAGTAATGTTAGCCTTATGTCTAAGTTAAGTTttactcaaaatacaaaatgagccAACAACTTTTTAGTGTTTATAGACATTTCTTTGGCCACTACGGGGCAAAATTTGatttatataataaatacaacaattaGGCCAAATTAAGCACTTATACGAAGCTTTATCATCAGGTCTCCGTCTAAATACTTGGCTTAATACCGTCGTACTTGGTCAGTGTAAGGTTGTCAAAGGCAAATGTTGCTGTTGTCTTACGTGTTGTAGGGGACTGGGGCTGGTGCTGGTGGCTGTGGGATGTAGGGCAGAGCTTCAGCGGCGTTGTATCTGAACTTGTTGTTGAGTGGGATGAATGGAGCCGACCACGTCTCTGCAGGCAGATACTGACCTGTCAGCTCTGGGGAGGGTGTGAGGAGTGTATTAGACATCAGTGGTCAAATAAATGCCTCAggagacgtttttttttttacacatacacactattGCTCAACTGCTTACCTGTGTTTCTTTCCATTCCTGCAGCCACTGCTGCAAAACTTGGGTTGAAGCTTGATGCTGTTGGGTCAGCGCTTTGACACATGTCTTTACGATACAAACTGTTGGTGCTACAAAGGATAAAACAAAGATTACAACCTCCACAGAATGGTAGCTgcaaaaataaagtgtaatgctgcgttcactcCATATACGTTTcgggcgtcaaaatcgtgcctcacgcagacgcttgtcaccagcgttgAAGACGCTCTGGATGCgtgtccaaacaagttgggaagagagtGTGTTatggggaggggcttctctgttgcaggtgttgttcatacaatggatgatatttgGCGATCAGTTATGttataattcacccagtgactgtgatatGGTGGAGAACATTAtgttgagaaggctgtgtttccagttggtgtgactcagtgtgtgcactgtgacgTCAGAgtgctatagagaagtgtgggtgaataGAGAATAAAGTTTAACGTTCCTTGCTGACCACGCCCCCTCCGACTCTcgttcatcagctctacattatccagagactggcttggctttatttgcaccTCGGCGCCATTTCTgtattcaccagagctgcgctcggacgagagtcactttcagcgctacttccgtctctcccgtgcccagtttgacaacCTGCATCAACGCTCACATCTCCTACCAGAACACCAACTACAGGGgatctattccagcagaagagcgctTGTCCAACtgtctccggttagtgtttttttttccattattctgaatacgtcattGTTGGGGaatgctcctgattggtcgacgtgcTGCgttatgccccaaaagttcaacaatcccaactccagcgtcggcTGCGTCGGAGGTgccggacgcacgtcaaaagtttgaaatctcaaaacgcgCTACACAGGAGGCGCGGGACTTGCAGTGGAACCTTTCAACGCTCCTAGAAtcgcgtccaccatatattgtctatgtaaacctgacgcTTTCGACGCGTTTAGTGTGAACGTGCCATTATTCtttaagtcagtggttctcaaactgtttttgcTCGAGTACTCCCTTTGTCtgattacaacattttgcacaGAATACTATGGTATAGACCAGtatttcccaaccaggggtacgcgtacctctaggggtatgtgagcacattgcagggggtaagtggaaaaattaagaatttaagataataaaaaatattctcagtcatttcacaaatccgtcaataaaatggtacgtgtgcgttatgacttgtttttaaagtttaaatgcctgtttaaaggggacatattcaaagaagctccatttgtggtaaatgtcataaaacttataACACCGAcaggttaattatttttgtatttatttatttatattacttattattcttattttttttctaatttcaactttacaatttttctttaatagcaatataatcataatatattagtattaatactACAAACGTTCACTATAATataatttcttatatttataatttttattgccttgaaggcaacataattttatgtttaattttagttaaataagcctgaatattaattgttcaattaaataaaatgacttgcgttaaacattcagttgtgttatgttctacttttggagagtCATGAatacgtatgagtgagggggtactcatggtatgacaaaaaggctcaaggggtacaagagacaaaaaaaggtttggaaccactgctatagagcataatgatggaatgaatgagtgataatattttaaagaatctaattcagtaaataagtggaattttgtgcctcctgaatagaattGTTTATCATTTCCCACATtttgtgggaccaagactgactcttctattttcagtttatgttctaatctagatcattttcatcatcattattatgattatcatttttaactaaaaaacattataaaaccctgtatttttattttttttcatttgtaaattttccaCTTTCGCTATCTCAAGTACCCTCTGCAGTGCCATTGCGTAATCCTGGGGgcacacatacccccatttgagaaacaccgctttaaataaaaataattaatttgattTAGGAAGTAAAAACCAAAAAGTGATCTAAGATTCCTTTAGAATGTGTTTTTCCGTCACAGATTGACTGATCTACTGAACATACCTTAGAGCTTTGTAATTTGCATTCATGTTTTGGTAGCAGTCTCTCTCTGCTGGATGGACATTGTACTGCATTGAGTCCCCTAGAAAGCCAACAGAAACAGTCAAAACACAGCCCAAACAGTTGAAAATTTAAGTCTATTCATGTCCGCttatctctaaaaaaaaaaaaaaaacactagagATAAGGTGAATAACGAGCACTTTGTACTTTTTCTAGCTGAGGCGTTGGCGGCGTGTGTCTGGGCACTGGGGTCCTTGTCTCCCTCTATGCTGCTGGTGCTGCTCCAGCTGCCCCAGCTGCCCCTGCTGGCTCTCACACTTCCTGACGAGCTGCCTGAGTCCGATCCTGACTCACATGGTCCGCCTACACGTCGCTCTGCAGCACACTTTCTCCGAGCACGAGAAGGACAAACACCTGCAATGGAAAGGTTTACagtaaatacaaaatgagctcaaataaaACGAAGGGGATGCATTCAAACCATACGCACCATTCTGCTTGAGGGCACTCTCAGGACTTTGTCCAGGCTTTAGCACCTCTGATTTGGAGCCGTTACAACAGCGGTTTCTGCTGTGAGGTCCATTTTCAGAACGATCGCCTGATTTGTCGGGTTCTTTTTCCCTCTCTAGCATCATGATCAAGTTATGCTCAGGagcactacacacacacacaaagttaacATTCATTAATGCTTGGGGACACTCACAGGTCTTGGGTCATTTAACTACCAGTGAAATGAGAGTTCacttaggcctgggtgataaaAACAGTAACATATAGAGATATAATCAATATCCATAGAAATTATGTGCGATAGAATGTTCTATAATTTCACTGAAGTCCATTAACCCAGAAACAACCCCTGACCCAGCACCGCAAAGCATTCTGGAGGATGTCGGCAGAGGAAAAGCTTGAGTCGCTCCTAAGTAGCTGTGTACAGTAGTAGTTTTTTGTTTCACCACCTGAGATAATGACATGAGCAAAGGCCGCGATCAGTGCGCGCTGTGGCTCCCCCTCCTGCTATCGCTGCGCAACacaccccccacacacacctgcTCGTCACAGCCTATCTGAAGCTGCTGTGCACCAGTACATCATAAACCACTACATAGTTAAAGCCGtacaagttcctccgtcagatccacccaaagctCCGGCAACCATGTTGACAGAGATGCACGCTGCCAGCaacaattatgaactggaaactagactaaagcatgctaagctaagctaacccaccgacacataaCACTGGGCTAAGACTCTAAGAGCAAATGCTAACCTCTTCATGAAAGGAACAGACAAAGTCTACAgcttactgtcatcaaaccacaaagaGCCATTGATTTTCTTATGGTAAGATTTAACACCTgcatggaaggataaaagctaacatgtcacgtgtgtgaaataaatgtttagcCTAAAACTAACGACACCATTAAtacgtcccaacttgtgaaacacaatattttttaattatatttcacgtgttcacaggacaaagctggtcccattagacagtaatgtaactattgtgattattacacctaaatatcccgttagtactgctctcagtaattaatgattaactcatcaaacttgatctggtttaattataggaaattaGAGAGATAATTATCAACTATAAATGTATGTGACgtattatcagatataaaataaacaatattcagcagcagctgtttatattaaacagtaaaaacacagttaTTTGTTCTTTAAGTGcgtttttttaagaaaagaatttaattattcatgaggaaataaatgccaaaattgcacccataatattttcttaatacATACCCTGTTGTTCGTTTGATGTcagagatgttagttctacctcaggtgtgcactgatttattatttacaaacttgtgttgcacattttgtttgattaagcatttttttaatgtctgtaTTTGTACATTTAACACTATCTTTTAAtataggttttttatttatttatttttttagatagtTTTGTTGAGCACTTTTTAAATCTTAaagattacatttataattaattacttaaatttggatttttttcttctggtccttattttaaacaggttaaaaaaaacgaaTCAATAATTATCGATATGGACTGATATGAAACACAGTATATCGTGACACTTTTTaggcatatcgcccagccctatgttcACTACCTGGAGATATTTTCAGTCTTCCGGCGGCTCCTCTTTCCCTTGTTATTCCCTGGTGCAGTGCCAGTCTCAATGCTTAGTGCTTTCTTTTTCTGGCTTTTGCCATCTTCTCTCTGaaggacagaaaaacaaaaggagGATTTCACAAGTCAGCAAGatgtaaatgtgaaaataaattatacatttattgAGTTTGCATTACCTCAGGTTCAGAACTGTCCCTTTTCTCCATCTTCTCAGCATAGGGCTCAGTGCAGCTCGTGTCTACAGGGTTACAAACTAAAATGCCTGGTCGAGGTCCAGGAACCAGTGGGGCATCATTTGAGAAACCAGCACACATTTCCATGGGAAACATAACTGCTGCTGGAGCTCGGTCTTCCATCACGCTCTGGACTTCTTCCTTATAGTCCATGGGCATCTTGTTCTCCATCTCACTGATAAAAGATGGCTGGTTGTTGTTGCAGACATCAGGGTCCGGGGTCATAGGGACATCTGTGGCATCCTCAAGCTCTTCATCCATTGTGACCGTTGCAGCCGGGGATGAGCTGTGTTTATATTTGGTGTAATAGAGTGAAACTCTTTGCTTCTTCTGCTGTTGGGACGGTGTTGTTGAGGAGCTTTTCTTAGAAGACTGAGGACGAGGTGCAGGGCTGCTGGCCAAGGCTGGAGAGCCACGCCCCTTACCTTTGTCGGACGCGTGGCCAGTGTCCACGTAGGTCTTACAACTCCCTTTTAAtttactgaaagaaaaaaaacacacaaatgtgacACTTAGGGGTTTAAAGCTTTGAAATTTCATAGTTTATTAAATCTAATAAACTATGGGACATACTTTACTCCATTTGGGGTGATGTTATTGACAGAATTGTTGTCCCGGGACAAAACAGAGTTATGGTTGCTTCTAATGGTGGGTGAGGAGAACTCTGTCAGGATATACTGGGCTTGATGGAAGGCCATCAAACACACTCCAAACAAAGATAAACtgcaagaaaaacaacaaaaaaaacaaacaaacattagtgccaaacaaataaaagttttaATCTGAATTAATTGCCTGACTTTCATTGctaattgcaatattttttttttatttttttgctcaaACTGTGTATTGTATCGTGGTAATATGATTCAAACATATAAGAAACTCTGTTCCAGCAAATTGCGTGCTAAACAACAACGAAAGTTCAGTATTCGTAAGTGCTTcgtttaaattaatatttcctTTCAAGatatctgtatatttttttttccttggaaATCTGAACTACAATCACACTGTCATTCCTAGCCACTTATAGGTCAGTGCAAAACTAGATATCCCCTAGGAATCAGCCAAACTACAAAGTTACATGTTTTTATCCAGCTAACAGCAGAGCAAACATGTAGCTAAGGCATTGTCAAACAcgtaatgtgatttaaaaaaacatcacctGAATATAAACTGCCCAACAATTATTGAAGTCAGTCAAAAGTTAAAACACTCACCATGTGAATATGAGCGTCACCATCCAGAATGTTTCCTCCCAGCTGGGACCAGGAACCACCTGGGCACAGAGCGGCAGCATGTGGTGCGGCAGAGTAACGTTGAGTGTGAAGGGGAAAGAGGTGCCTCGTGATGTCACCAGAGTGAGGTCCCGTATCACCCAGGATGAGGTGAAGTCTGGGGTGAAACtgggaaaatgaacaaagaCAGGGAGCGTAACTCTAACAGACTAAAGAGAAAACAGAGTTCACTCAAGTTAAAAACATGTGAGTTCCATTTGTATCAGAGATACTGCAGAATGcttttcctttttataacagtaCAGAATGTGTAACAAAGGTAATTAACTTTTACTCACGCAATGGTGATCTCAGAGGAAGTGTTGTGATCCAGTCTGAAGGAATGACACTGCAACACTTCGAAACCAAAGCCCTGACAACTGTAACCATTAATGTTCATGGACATGACCGTCAGAGGAAGCTCTCCTGCATTCTCCACCTTAAAGCTTTTCTTAATGGTGAACAGAGGCTTATTGGTGCGCACACCTATGGGCGAGATACAATATTAACTATAACACCTGTAACACACCATAAAAGTAGGAATTAAGAGAAAATAATGAAACACTCGAAAGCCTCAGGAAATTTTCCAACTCACCATCTCTACACTCCATGAGAGTCGACTGAGGGACGTTAAAACGTAAAGAGGCGCCGGGACCAGGAAATTTGCCTTCGACTTTGAGCAGCTCTTTGGCCCCGTGGCCCTGTACTGTCACCAAGTCAAACACCGTCAGGTTGTTCCTGGACAACACATGGAGTTAAGGGTTAAAGGGAAAATTAACAACAGAATCAAAAGACAGAGACAAGGCTGCATGCCATTTCTCACTAATTACAGTCACAGCTTTTTGTATCTATTACAGAACATGGAATGTCCAATTTTAGGCCACCAGCAAAACAGTTTTAATTCAGTCAACGTGTCATCTGAATACTGTGATTCACTGTGTTCATATAGGTTCTTAGGTTGAGCGCTTAACTGCTGCTAAAACAGCTTAGGTTACACTTAAGCTGTCACTGAAAGTATTTAGATGCTGCTGGCTGgaagatgagtcaactacaaagCAAATGCCAAGTTCTGCAGCCTACTATTGTGCATTGTAActgtcaatatatatataagagtTAAGGGTGTCCCCATCTGATATCGACAATGATTccatatatatatcaatatcattttatgagaataatcatatgttaataaaattgtaattttataaaaattaaagtaatatttcaagattaaagtcttaGGAGTTTGacattaaagtcataattaggGTTAGTCGTATTAGGCCTTTGCTAATGTCTGCCAGAAAGAAATGAACAAATCAGTGTGTATAAAGTTGATAATGTCTACCTGATGATAAGAATGCTAGTCACAGGTTTGTGTTCAGTGGGAGTGAAGACCACGGTAACCTCTCTGGACTCCCATGGCTGAAGCAGCAGACGCACAACACCTTCTCCCAATCCCAANNNNNNNNNNNNNNNNNNNNNNNNNNNNNNNNNNNNNNNNNNNNNNNNNNNNNNNNNNNNNNNNNNNNNNNNNNNNNNNNNNNNNNNNNNNNNNNNNNNNTCACAGATGCACAGACTCTAGAAGGTACGTAACCTTAACCCTTGCTATGcaatgctttgtttttttttaacttggaaTGTGCGTCAGATTTTAATTTCAGAAATATCTTGAAATTCATATGAAAAATTAAAGCAATGGATTAACAATTTCATCTTTACACATTAGTATGTAGGCTCTAAACTGAAATTACGTTTGTTTTTGAATctgtaaagattttaaaatatgatgagatATAATCtgactacacatttattgttttaccATATATTACATGTCTGCTATTGGTAGTGATGGGACACAATGTATAACAAGCAACTATATCAGTTGAcgtcatttttaaattgtggcattttgcaaaaaaaagtgtgaaaaatgtcagcaaaataaagaaatatgcaATGCATGTATTATTCTATCTGTTTATGAGCAGTATTGTTTGAATGAAAAATGCTGGCATTAtggaaaatagaaatattttttaaaggtggagtaTAGACAGTGAAAGTGAATGTGAAACATTTTGTCACCCCAATTCCCTGACACACAACAGACacttgattgatttatttttgaacatctgtaaacaaaaacacataaaataaaaggaatgtcACAAAACAAGTTAGTTtccaaaacaagttaaaaacacaaagtaagatttcaattttcaataaaacatttacacattCAAAAAAAGGAGGAGGATGGAGTCTGACTGGTGGCGAGTCTTTGCACGTCACGGTATATGGCATCGATATGAGCCTCGATTCACATATTACCACCTGGATTACTCGATACGGAATGTCTCATCACTAACTATTGGACTGTTACAAAGTCTACCTGGCATTTGATAAATATTGCTACATCTGGGTTGTCGtttcataaaaaatatttctttattccaCAAATCATTGATCATATAATTGTCCCCCTCACCCCAAAATATAAATCACaggaatttatttaaaaatactttttgttaCACAATAGTTTAATTGAACCATTTAAagcagtgtcaaactcattgtcCCTTTATATCATCTAAAGAGGTCAAGTATTGTTAAATCTCTTCTGATTGTAGCATCATCTGTGTTTTCAGCATTTCTTACTGTGTAAACATGCAGTGTAAATATTTCTATAAGCTTCCTAAACTGGTAAAATATCATTAACTTTGTTTAGAAAATGACGTCTTTACAAATAAACATCACAGAGTGGTTAAGAAGACAGTTATTATCTTGCTGTTTATTGATTGAAAGTAGCACAGGGGACTCCCATTATTTAATATGGGTTTCTGTTTACTCACAAAGAAAACTACTTTCTAAATATTGAGAAATGTCAAGGCtaaattttttgtaatgttttcctttttacaGACTACTTAGATGATGAAGTTCATATCCCAAGACACTCATCTGTCATCGTCCGTCGTACGCCGATCGGTGGAGTGATACCAGCTGGCAAGACGTTCATTGTGTAAGTATTCTATTTGTACATCAAAAGATTAAATCGAGAAATTTCAGGTGTAATCCATTTACATTtcttatgatttaaaaaaaaagtgctccCAAACATGACAGGTTTATAACCTCTGACATTGTCTTTTTACAATGTCCccagttttgttttagtttgtaaaTTACGTGTCAGTTTACACTTTTGAGTTTTGTAGACTTTTGAAGacttagtttgtgttttatacagtTGCTATGTCCATTTCAGAAGGTTAAGTCATTCATATTGTGTCAGATAAACGAAAACATAAGAAAGAACTGAATCAGCTGTTCTACGTCATATCGGTTGCATATCCATAttctaaaaagtatttttaggtTGTTCTTTGTCTAGtgcacatgtttttaaaaaaaacctgaaatctttaatacaaaataatgataaatttcCCAcaaatcacatttcaatgtttcTGAAATGACCACAAATTCAAGAACATGCTATCAGTAATTAGTGTAGAACCATGAAGTTGTCTGATTGCGTCGATGTGTTCTTTTGTTTCTGCAGAGATCGTTCTGAAACAGCTGTGATGGAATCATTCAGACCCGTAAGTAAACAATCtcaaaacaataattttgtCTCACCTCATCCATTCTATTATCTCATCCTCTTTCTTGCTTCTTGGGCAATTTACAGAACATCCTGTTAATACACATCAAGTTtgatagtttttgtttgtttagtgtcCAGGTTCTGTGTATTGTTGACTAAATGCTATTCTAGGTTGGTTCACTTTCTTAATggttaaagacatttttggttGAATGACatggattaaaataaaaacacatacctcctttgtttatattatgAAGGTTGAAAAACCTTTTAACTGTTGATGGTTGTAATTCATATTGAAAGGGTTTGTAGCCTGCTTCAGGCCAACAAATGTATTTCAAGAGTGTAaaagtaatgttttttctgatgtctgtaaaaatatttttaatgctctgGCTGTAGTTAATTGTGATCAACTTATCTGGAGTGTTTTAGAAAAGGCCCCACAATGATTTTTATCTTTAAAGATCTATTACATGCTAAGAGTAAACCCCTGTAGGTGATATTTGCcagtgtcatttttgtttttgtacaatATTCATTCTAATGTTGTTGTTCAAAGTATGGTGTGCACATAACTTAAAAGCTTACATTTTCGCTctgttgcactaaaatacacCCTACTGCTGTGTCTCTCACTGAAGATCAGGATTTAGTTTAAAGTCCGTTGTTAAAACTGTGGTTTTCAGTACAATGAAGAAGCTAGTTTTAACAAGTGAAATGCTTTGACTTGGCCATTCACATCCTTGATGTTACCTGCTAACTAAGCTTCAAGACAAAAGAACTAAAGAATCGTAATTAATTTAATGGCCGAGCAAGAAGAGATGAGACTCGCAGTGTGTATAGTCCAACtttagaaaagtaaatatcactattgtttttgttttcctaccTAACTGTGTGCAGTGCTTTACAATAATATTGGACAATCccattaaactgttttttttctcagctactCAAAAGGAACATGAGTCACAACCAAAATCATCTTTGGTGGACCAATATTTATGGAAATTATAGATTATCTTTTGTTCTCAAAAAATTCTTTCTGTTGTAAGCACAactaaaatagatttatttgatGTTTAAATTATGTACTGGTACTTGGATTCCTGtaccaataaaaacaacaaaaccagacatcattttaaatattctaTTCCAAACAGTAAAACATTGAAAGTGCAATCAAAGTCCACTTGAAAGCCAATCTTTCTCTTTGTTGACAGTTGGACTAATATATTTGTTAAGCACTGTACACGTGTAatcttttttatattattttacaagAAACTGTCCAAGACAAAacaatttgtaaatatataCTAAATTACTTGCTTCAATGTGCCTGTGTTAAAATGGACTACTCTGCAGAATATCATTAAAGTTTTTGCAAAGACAAAAAGAGTTGGGACTGACACAGATGTGGAGGGGAAATGCCTGTCCAACAATGTCTGCTagaaaacattaataacattaatatatGTATTCTGATTCTCCTGCAGATGGATTCTTCTCCTATGTCTCTCGCCCAATTAACCAAGGTACTGTTAACTGTGTTCACATCTTTATGCATCACAACTGTGAAGTGTCTTTGAATTTCAGGGCTTATCCTGGTCTCTCTGTGATTTTTGGATATTTCCTTTCTTTGTAGACTGCCAATCTGGTTGATGCTAATGTCATTTGTTCAGTGCTTTTTGAAAAACTTTTATCTTTTATAGgggaaataaatgatttatttattttcctcatgCTTCCAGACACAGGACAAGGAACCTAAGCCAGTGAAAACCAGCAAGGGCGTCCCTCAGAGCTTCATGGTGAAGCAGAGCCAGGCACCAAAGGGCGCCATGCTGACCGTGACTGGGGAATCTGTAATACCTGCTATCGATGCGTAGGTTTTTAACAGAAGCCATCAGAAATAATGAATATATTGGCACATTAAAGCAGCACTGccatatttattttcacatacGAAAATGTTTGTTGCTAAAATAACTGAAACGTTTTTACAGTGAAGCATATGCCAAAGGCAAAAAGGAGCGCCCCCCCCAGTTTGTCCCACATGAGCAGTCGTCGTCT
Encoded here:
- the LOC114455380 gene encoding LOW QUALITY PROTEIN: transmembrane protein 131-like (The sequence of the model RefSeq protein was modified relative to this genomic sequence to represent the inferred CDS: inserted 1 base in 1 codon), which produces LGEGVVRLLLQPWESREVTVVFTPTEHKPVTSILIIRNNLTVFDLVTVQGHGAKELLKVEGKFPGPGASLRFNVPQSTLMECRDGVRTNKPLFTIKKSFKVENAGELPLTVMSMNINGYSCQGFGFEVLQCHSFRLDHNTSSEITIAFTPDFTSSWVIRDLTLVTSRGTSFPFTLNVTLPHHMLPLCAQVVPGPSWEETFWMVTLIFTCLSLFGVCLMAFHQAQYILTEFSSPTIRSNHNSVLSRDNNSVNNITPNGVNKLKGSCKTYVDTGHASDKGKGRGSPALASSPAPRPQSSKKSSSTTPSQQQKKQRVSLYYTKYKHSSSPAATVTMDEELEDATDVPMTPDPDVCNNNQPSFISEMENKMPMDYKEEVQSVMEDRAPAAVMFPMEMCAGFSNDAPLVPGPRPGILVCNPVDTSCTEPYAEKMEKRDSSEPEREDGKSQKKKALSIETGTAPGNNKGKRSRRKTENISSAPEHNLIMMLEREKEPDKSGDRSENGPHSRNRCCNGSKSEVLKPGQSPESALKQNGVCPSRARRKCAAERRVGGPCESGSDSGSSSGSVRASRGSWGSWSSTSSIEGDKDPSAQTHAANASARKRDSMQYNVHPAERDCYQNMNANYKALSTNSLYRKDMCQSADPTASSFNPSFAAVAAGMERNTELTGQYLPAETWSAPFIPLNNKFRYNAAEALPYIPQPPAPAPVPYNTLAWSGTKSPQTYREEPNYIGNGTFPCGFASQDGPSVPTNQSAWVEEQPHESPTTWDRAACVGSKPYFSGTRSLSPVSSLFGSIWTPQIEPYXNHFQPERSAPISPVSPIAPFTPPHSLFTREPEGSCAPSQYFNPFGPHMNLDIWTSSSNRSSNSQLSNDSGYCGDV